From the Brassica napus cultivar Da-Ae chromosome A8, Da-Ae, whole genome shotgun sequence genome, one window contains:
- the LOC106412660 gene encoding uncharacterized protein LOC106412660, which yields MKISKTSSLVMTLLSIMLCFLRAKSQGVYCSNPYQLCFQKYILCPAECPSTGAAATNNKVCYVDCRNILCTSECRRASLNCNRPGPACNDPRLIAGDENVVYFYGKSKEHFSLVSDPDLQINARFTGHRPAGRSRDFTWVQALGFLFNSQKFSLEATKVATWDDSIDHLRFSFDGQDLIIPEEILSTWYSPKKDIKIRRATKMNSVTVTIKDKAEIMVNVVPVTKKDDRIQSYKVPSDDCLAHLEVQFRFLNLSPRVDGILGCTSRPGFQNQAKSGAAMPVVGGEDKFRTSSLLSHDCRTCIFTGLSSSIKWETGHAVLDLDCTRGASSGYGIICRSRK from the exons ATGAAGATCTCTAAAACCTCATCGTTAGTGATGACTCTTCTTTCAATCATGTTATGTTTCTTGCGAGCCAAGTCACAAGGAGTTTACTGCAGCAACCCTTACCAACTATGTTTCCAGAAGTACATACTGTGTCCTGCAGAGTGCCCCAGCACCGGTGCCGCCGCCACTAATAACAAAGTCTGTTATGTAGACTGTCGTAACATTCTATGCACCTCCGAGTGTCGca GGGCGAGTCTAAATTGCAATAGACCTGGACCGGCTTGTAACGACCCGAGGTTAATAGCTGGTGATGAGAATGTGGTCTATTTCTACGGAAAGAGCAAAGAACATTTTAGCCTTGTCTCGGACCCTGACCTTCAGATCAATGCTAGGTTCACTGGCCACAGGCCAGCTGGTCGTTCTAGAGACTTCACTTGGGTTCAAGCTCTAGGGTTCCTCTTCAACTCTCAAAAGTTTTCCCTTGAGGCCACCAAAGTAGCCACTTGGGACGACAGCATCGACCATCTCAGATTCTCTTTCGATGGCCAGGATTTAATTATCCCCGAGGAAATTCTCTCCACATG GTACTCGCCCAAAAAGGACATCAAGATTCGGAGAGCGACAAAGATGAACAGCGTGACCGTAACAATCAAAGACAAGGCAGAGATTATGGTCAATGTGGTTCCTGTGACTAAAAAAGACGATAGGATCCAAAGCTACAAAGTGCCTTCGGATGACTGTTTGGCACATCTAGAGGTTCAGTTCAGGTTTCTTAACCTATCCCCAAGAGTCGATGGAATCTTGGGATGCACTTCTAGGCCTGGTTTCCAAAATCAGGCTAAGTCTGGAGCTGCAATGCCAGTGGTTGGTGGTGAGGATAAGTTCAGAACATCTTCTCTACTCTCTCATGACTGTAGGACTTGCATTTTTACTGGTCTAAGCAGTTCAATCAAGTGGGAGACTGGACACGCAGTATTGGATTTGGATTGCACTCGTGGGGCATCTTCCGGATACGGAATCATTTGCAGAAGCAGGAAGTGA
- the LOC106413668 gene encoding universal stress protein PHOS34: protein MHPDSDHPHLPTIKIHHHSSSTPSAATPTPTAGARRKIGVAVDLSEESSFAVRWAVDHYIRPGDAVVILHVSPTSVLFGADWGPLPLQTQHSQEDFDAFTASKVSDLTRPLTEAGFPHKVHIVKDHDMRERLCLEIERLGVSAVIMGSRGFGAEKRGSDGKLGSVSDYCVHHCVCPVVVVRFPDDRDACPAPGGTKDAIVTVKSGRDDDEEDEAKIAADSAHHEHIKDE, encoded by the exons ATGCACCCAGATTCCGATCACCCTCACCTCCCCACCATCAAGATCCACCACCACTCCTCCTCCACCCCCTCCGCCGCCACCCCCACCCCAACCGCCGGCGCCCGCCGTAAAATCGGAGTCGCCGTCGACCTCTCCGAAGAAAGCTCCTTCGCCGTTCGCTGGGCCGTCGATCACTACATCCGCCCCGGAGACGCCGTCGTCATCCTCCACGTGTCCCCCACCTCCGTCCTCTTCGGCGCGGACTGGGGCCCGCTCCCTCTCCAGACTCAGCACAGCCAGGAGGATTTCGACGCGTTCACGGCCTCAAAGGTCTCCGATCTAACAAGGCCGTTGACGGAGGCCGGGTTTCCACACAAGGTTCATATAGTGAAGGATCACGATATGAGGGAGAGGCTGTGTTTGGAGATCGAGAGGCTTGGTGTTAGCGCTGTGATAATGGGGAGCAGAGGGTTTGGTGCTGAGAAGAGAGGGAGTGATGGGAAGCTTGGGTCTGTTAGTGATTATTGTGTTCATCACTGTGTTTGtcctgttgttgttgttagatTCCCTGATGATCGTGACGCTTGTCCTGCTCCTGGAGGTACTAAGGATGCTATTGTTACCGTTAAATCAGGTAGggatgatgatgaggaggatGAGGCTAAGATTGCTGCTGATTCGGCTCATCATGAGCACATTAAAG ATGAGTAA
- the LOC106413667 gene encoding zinc finger protein CONSTANS-LIKE 1-like: MGKKKCDLCDGVARMYCESDQASLCWNCDGKVHGANFLVAKHTRCLLCTSCQSLTPWKATGLRLGPTFSVCESCVALKSAAAGGGGVRFVSDDRSQEINGSEHEVDSAESYDDDEDEDEDEEYSSEDEDVEEEEAENQVVPWSAEAAAQLPPMMSSSSSSDGGDLVGKRRRDCCDDEIGSSSSAQELNYSPPLKRPSREGPASKSTAAINSLTRLEGEGTLNGAVDSSLVAISRTRRDLSR; encoded by the exons ATGGGGAAAAAGAAGTGTGATTTATGCGACGGTGTTGCAAGAATGTATTGCGAGTCAGATCAGGCGAGTCTATGCTGGAACTGCGACGGTAAAGTTCACGGCGCTAACTTCCTTGTCGCCAAGCACACGCGTTGTCTTCTCTGCACCTCTTGCCAGTCCCTTACGCCGTGGAAAGCCACGGGGCTTCGTCTCGGTCCAACCTTCTCCGTCTGCGAGTCATGCGTCGCTCTTAAATCCGCCGCAGCCGGTGGAGGCGGCGTCAGGTTTGTGTCGGATGATAGGAGTCAGGAGATCAATGGTTCCGAGCACGAAGTGGATAGCGCGGAGTCTTACGACGATGATGAGgacgaagatgaagatgaggagTACAGTAGTGAAGATGAAGACGTTGAGGAGGAGGAAGCGGAGAATCAAGTGGTGCCGTGGTCTGCGGAAGCGGCGGCGCAACTGCCTCCTATGATgagttcatcatcatcttctgaCGGCGGAGATCTGGTGGGGAAAAGGAGGAGGGACTGCTGCGAT GACGAGATCGGAAGCTCTTCTTCAGCTCAAGAGTTAAACTATTCTCCACCGTTAAAGCGACCGTCGAGAGAAGGACCCGCGTCCAAATCAACGGCTGCGATTAACTCTCTTACCAGATTAGAAGGAGAGGGCACATTGAACGGCGCCGTTGATTCATCTCTCGTTGCCATCTCCAGAACGAGGAGAGATCTCAGCCGCTGA
- the LOC125577056 gene encoding napin-B-like gives MANKLFLVSATLAFFFFLLTNASIYRTVVEFDEDNQIGPFGPQQCQKEFEQTQHLRACQQWIHMQATQPPSGPRALEFEVDIENPQGSQLKATLFQQCCNELRQEDKICVCPALKHVSKEVRIQFEQEQHQGLPQIVSRIYQTATQLPKFCKVPQVSVCPFQHDMPFPPYY, from the coding sequence ATGGCGAACAAGCTCTTCCTAGTCTCCGCAACtctcgccttcttcttcttcttactcacCAACGCCTCCATCTACCGCACGGTCGTCGAGTTCGACGAAGATAACCAAATAGGCCCATTTGGCCCACAACAATGTCAGAAGGAGTTTGAACAAACACAACATCTAAGAGCATGTCAGCAATGGATCCACATGCAAGCAACGCAACCCCCTTCTGGTCCCCGGGCCCTCGAGTTTGAAGTCGACATTGAGAACCCTCAGGGCTCACAGCTGAAAGCAACGCTATTCCAGCAATGCTGCAATGAGCTTCGCCAGGAAGACAAAATTTGTGTTTGCCCAGCCTTGAAGCATGTATCTAAAGAAGTTAGAATCCAGTTTGAACAGGAACAACATCAGGGACTTCCCCAAATAGTGAGCCGTATCTACCAGACCGCTACGCAATTGCCTAAATTTTGCAAAGTTCCACAAGTTAGCGTTTGTCCTTTCCAGCATGATATGCCTTTCCCTCCCTACTACTAG
- the LOC106413674 gene encoding protein translation factor SUI1 homolog 1: protein MSELDSQVPTAFDPFADANAEDSGAGTKEYVHIRVQQRNGRKSLTTVQGLKKEYSYTKILKDLKKEFCCNGTVVQDSELGQVIQLQGDQRKNVSTFLVQAGLVKKDNIKIHGF from the exons ATGTCTGAACTTGATTCCCAGGTCCCTACTGCCTTCG accCGTTTGCTGATGCGAATGCTGAGGACTCAGGTGCGGGAACAAAAGAGTACGTCCACATCCGTGTGCAGCAGCGTAATGGTAGGAAAAGCTTGACTACTGTCCAGGGGCTGAAGAAAGAGTACAGCTACACCAAGATACTTAAggatctcaagaaagagttctGTTGCAACGGAACTGTCGTTCAAGACTCTGAACTTGGACAG GTTATTCAGCTTCAAGGCGACCAGAGGAAGAACGTCTCCACGTTCCTAGTCCAG GCTGGGCTTGTGAAGAAGGACAACATCAAGATCCATGGTTTCTGA
- the LOC106413658 gene encoding COBRA-like protein 11, which produces MLCLSISLKLFDHLSSFSPFPLSCVLRNLGNTVEMKKIRYVHLNLLLLLIPLINLLLFPTPSLAQDYGEDAEKKDTPPPGLARCNGVYMSYNSGGREKLYPRTKNVTAQAWSFKATAMIVNTGTEEVKGWEMFVGYRHREIIVSATGAVSSDGDFPYDASNGTTFIGSPNTDLKTSIETAGDYTQISTNIEITGTLFGGRGTATPLPRTIKLVNDGWECPAANSKGGTMQVCCKRNPKFKAKEKKKTKFMRRRHGDLNIIYDVLQAYTSNYMAQVTIDNDSPLGRLDHWNLTWEWMRGEFIHSLRGAYSAEKNPSECLHSKAGQFYGDLDFSQVATCQKKPIIKDLPAERKDDKLLGKLPFCCKNGTLLPAHMDSSKSRAIFQLQVYKVPPDQNRTAFFPPQHWKIDGIVNPQYKCGTPIRVDPTGFPDPSGLQATTYAFASWQVVCNITKPKPKAARCCVSYSAFYNDSAIPCNTCACGCGDIDTDTCNANARPLLLPPDSLLVPFENRTLKAKVWARRKHMAVPKKLPCPDNCGISLNWHVNSDYADGWSARVTLFNWGANAVEDWFAAVDLGKAGLGYENVYSFNGTRVPPKNQTIFFQGVRGMNFLIGLTNGSNPARDPQVPGKMQSVISFKKHLGSLNIPRGDGFPKRVFFNGEECELPKYFPKKSYGERLSCIRFLPSILLVITTFLVIINDRF; this is translated from the exons ATGCTCTGCCTCTCTATTTCACTTAAGCTTTTTGATCATCTCTCCTCTTTTTCTCCATTTCCTCTTTCTTGCGTCCTAAGAAACTTAGGAAACACGgtagagatgaagaagatacgTTACGTTCATTTAAACCTTCTTCTCCTTCTAATACCTTTAATCAACCTTCTTCTGTTTCCGACACCATCTCTGGCTCAAGACTACGGCGAAGATGCTGAGAAGAAAGACACTCCTCCACCAGGTCTCGCCCGTTGCAATGGAGTTTACATGTCTTACAACTCCGGGGGGCGCGAAAAACTATATCCACGTACCAAAAACGTAACGGCTCAAGCCTGGTCGTTCAAAGCAACGGCCATGATCGTCAACACGGGCACTGAAGAGGTCAAAGGTTGGGAGATGTTCGTAGGGTATCGCCATAGAGAGATCATTGTCTCCGCAACGGGAGCTGTCTCGTCGGATGGTGACTTTCCTTACGACGCAAGTAATGGGACAACGTTCATTGGTTCTCCGAATACAGATCTAAAGACCTCGATCGAAACAGCTGGAGATTACACTCAGATCTCAACTAATATCGAGATCACGGGAACGCTTTTCGGTGGTAGAGGCACGGCGACGCCACTGCCGAGAACGATCAAGCTCGTAAATGATGGATGGGAATGCCCTGCTGCTAATTCTAAAG GTGGTACAATGCAAGTTTGTTGCAAGAGGAACCCAAAGTTTaaagcaaaagaaaagaagaaaaccaaGTTCATGCGTAGGCGACACGGCGACCTGAATATAATCTATGATGTTCTTCAAGCTTACACAAGCAACTACATGGCGCAG GTGACTATAGACAACGATAGTCCCTTAGGACGGTTAGACCACTGGAACTTGACATGGGAGTGGATGCGAGGAGAGTTCATACACTCGTTGCGTGGAGCTTACTCAGCTGAGAAAAACCCTTCAGAATGCTTGCACAGCAAGGCAGGACAGTTCTATGGGGATCTTGATTTCTCTCAGGTGGCTACTTGTCAGAAGAAACCGATCATCAAAGACTTACCGGCTGAGCGTAAAGACGATAAACTCCTCGGGAAATTGCCTTTCTGCTGCAAGAATGGAACTCTCTTGCCAGCTCATATGGATTCCTCTAAGTCTAGAGCCATCTTCCAATTACAG GTGTACAAGGTGCCACCAGATCAGAACAGGACAGCATTCTTTCCTCCTCAGCATTGGAAGATCGACGGTATAGTCAATCCTCAGTACAAGTGCGGAACACCTATAAGAGTCGACCCGACCGGGTTCCCTGATCCGAGTGGTCTCCAAGCAACCACCTACGCATTCGCAAGCTGGCAAGTTGTCTGCAACATAACAAAGCCTAAACCAAAAGCTGCTCGTTGCTGCGTCTCTTACTCAGCCTTCTACAACGACTCAGCCATCCCTTGCAACACTTGTGCTTGCGGTTGCGGAGATATCGACACCGACACTTGCAACGCCAATGCAAGACCGCTTCTCCTCCCTCCTGACTCGCTCTTGGTACCGTTTGAAAACAGGACGTTAAAGGCAAAAGTGTGGGCAAGGAGGAAACACATGGCTGTTCCTAAGAAGCTTCCTTGTCCTGACAACTGCGGAATCAGCTTAAACTGGCATGTTAACTCGGACTACGCTGATGGATGGTCGGCGAGGGTGACGTTGTTTAACTGGGGAGCTAATGCAGTGGAGGACTGGTTTGCGGCTGTGGATTTGGGTAAAGCTGGTTTAGGGTATGAGAATGTTTACTCGTTTAATGGGACGAGAGTTCCACCTAAGAACCAGACCATTTTCTTTCAAGGAGTTCGTGGTATGAACTTTTTGATTGGTCTTACCAACGGGTCGAACCCGGCTAGAGACCCGCAGGTTCCAGGGAAAATGCAGTCGGTTATATCGTTTAAAAAGCATTTGGGGAGTTTGAATATTCCAAGAGGTGATGGATTCCCTAAGAGAGTTTTCTTTAATGGAGAAGAATGTGAGCTTCCTAAGTATTTTCCGAAAAAGAGTTATGGGGAGAGGTTATCATGTATCAGATTCTTGCCATCGATTCTCCTCGTGATCACAACGTTTCTTGTGATTATTAATGATCGGTTTTAA
- the LOC106413672 gene encoding LOW QUALITY PROTEIN: 60S ribosomal protein L14-2 (The sequence of the model RefSeq protein was modified relative to this genomic sequence to represent the inferred CDS: substituted 1 base at 1 genomic stop codon): protein LXKPKLENPKVLNYIVSSLHKPRRLRCCSSHFASHLSNLPAAKMVFKRYVEIGRVALVNYGKDHGKLVVIVDVVDQNRALVDAPDMERIQMNFKRLSLTDIVIEINRVPKKKALIEAMEKADVKNKWEKSSWGRKLIVQKRRASLNDFDRFKIMLAKIKKAGVVRQELAKLKKEITA, encoded by the exons ttatgaaagccCAAACTAGAAAACCCTAAAGTACTTAACTATATAGTCTCTTCACTACATAAACCTAGACGCTTACGTTGTTGCTCGTCCCACTTCGCTTCCCACCTTTCCAACCTACCGGCGGCGAAAATG GTTTTCAAGAGGTACGTGGAGATAGGGAGAGTTGCTCTTGTCAACTACGGAAAAGACCATGGAAAGCTCGTCGTTATCGTCGACGTTGTTGACCAGAACAGG GCTTTGGTAGATGCCCCTGATATGGAGAGGATCCAGATGAATTTCAAGAGATTGTCTCTTACTGATATCGTTATTGAGATCAACCGAGTGCCGAAGAAGAAGGCTTTGATCGAGGCCATGGAGAAGGCTG ACGTGAAGAACAAGTGGGAGAAGAGCTCATGGGGTAGGAAGCTGATCGTTCAGAAGCGTAGGGCTAGCCTCAATGACTTCGATAGGTTCAAGATCATGTTGGCCAAAATCAAG AAAGCTGGTGTTGTCAGGCAAGAACTTGCAAAGCTCAAGAAGGAGATCACTGCTTGA
- the LOC106413660 gene encoding protein disulfide-isomerase 5-4 — protein MISPRKIKSVDFYRKIPRDLTEASLSGAGLSIVAALSMLLLFGMELSSYLTVSTTTSIIIDRSSDGDFLRMDFNISFPSLSCEFASVDVSDVLGTNRLNVTKTIRKFSIDSNLRPTGSEFHSGEFLSRVNHGDESAEELVEGSVSLGARNFDTFLHQYPISVVNFYAPWCYWCNLLKPSWEKAANQIKERYDPEMDGRVILAKVDCTQEADLCRRNHIQGYPSIRIFRKGSDLRDDNAHHDHESYYGDRDTESLVKMVIGLVEPIHVEPHKLALEDKSDNASKTLKKAPSTGGCQIEGYMRVKKVPGNLMVSARSESHSFDTSQMNMSHVVNHLSFGKRILPEAFSNLKRLAPYLGGSHNRLDDRSFINQHDLGPNVTIEHYLQIVKTEVLKSNGHAMIEEYEYTAHSSVAHTYYLPVAKFHFELSAMQVLITENSKSFSHFITNVCAIIGGVFTVAGILDSILHQTMTLMKKIELGKNF, from the exons ATGATCTCCCCGCGCAAGATCAAATCCGTTGATTTCTACAG GAAAATCCCGAGGGATTTGACAGAGGCGAGTCTCTCTGGAGCTGGATTGTCAATTGTAGCAGCTCTCTCTATGCTACTCTTATTTGGAATG GAATTAAGTAGTTATTTGACTGTCAGCACAACGACGTCCATCATTATTGACAGGAGCTCTGATGGAGACTTCTTGCGCATGGATTTTAACATAAG CTTCCCGTCACTTTCATGTGAATTCGCATCTGTGGATGTCAGTGACGTCTTAGGAACT AACAGGCTAAATGTAACAAAGACAATTCGGAAGTTTTCTATTGACTCGAATTTGAGACCCACTGGTTCTGAGTTTCACTCCGGAGAATTTTTATCGCGAGTTAATCATGGAGATGAATCTGCTGAAGAATTAGTTGAAGGTTCTGTATCACTTGGTGCCCGCAACTTTGACACATTTTTACATCA GTATCCAATCTCGGTTGTTAATTTCTATGCTCCTTGGTGCTATTGGTGTAATCTCCTG AAACCATCATGGGAGAAAGCAGCAAACCAAATAAAAGAGAG ATATGATCCAGAAATGGACGGTCGTGTTATTTTGGCAAAAGTTGACTGCACTCAGGAAGCTGATCTTTGTCGGAG GAATCACATACAAGGGTATCCATCCATTCGGATTTTCCGCAAAGGCAGTGATCTTCG GGATGACAATGCGCACCACGATCATGAATCGTACTATGGAGATCGCGATACAGAAAGCTTAGTGAAG ATGGTGATAGGCCTGGTTGAACCAATCCATGTAGAGCCCCACAAACTAGCATTAGAGGACAAATCAGACAATGCATCGAAAACATTAAAGAAGGCACCTTCTACCGGAGGATGTCAAATTGAAGGATACATGCGTGTAAAGAAG GTTCCAGGCAACCTAATGGTTTCAGCTCGCTCGGAATCTCATTCATTTGATACTTCTCAGATGAATATGTCCCATGTCGTTAACCATCTTTCATTTGGAAAGAGGATTTTGCCTGAAGCATTTTCTAATTTAAAGCGCTTGGCACCGTATCTCGGCGGAAGTCACAACCGTTTGGACGACCGCTCCTTCATAAACCAACATGATCTTGGCCCTAATGTTACC ATCGAGCATTATCTTCAAATAGTAAAGACAGAGGTATTGAAAAGCAATGGTCATGCAATGATTGAGGAGTATGAGTACACAGCACATAGCAGCGTTGCCCATACTTACTATTTACCAGTCGCCAAGTTTCACTTTGAGCTCTCAGCGATGCAG GTTCTCATTACTGAAAACTCCAAATCTTTCTCACACTTCATTACCAACGTATGCGCCATTATCGGTGGTGTCTTCACG gttgcgggAATCTTGGATTCTATTCTCCACCAGACGATGACACTGATGAAAAAGATTGAACTTGGTAAAAACTTTTGA